The genomic stretch CGTGCGCGAGGTGGAGCGCCTGGCCGCCGAGAAGGGCTGCACGCCCTCGCAACTCGCGCTCGCCTGGGTGCTGGCGCAGGGAGAGGACCTCGTGCCCATCCCCGGCACCAAGCGGGTGAAGTACCTGGAGGAGAACCTGGGAGCGCTGGACGTGACCCTGACGCCGGAAGACCTCGCGCGGATTGACGCCGCCTTCCCGGTGGGTGCGGCGAGCGGGGAGCGCTACCCGGATATGAGCAGCGTGAACCGCTGAGCCCCTCCCTACACGCTCACCAACCCGAGCTGAATCCCCCGTGCCACCGCCCCTGCCCGGCTCTGCACCCCGAGCTTGGAATACACGGCCTGCACGTGGAACTTGATGGTGCTCTCGGTCACGCCGAGTTCCCGGGCGGCCCGCTTGTTGCTCAACCCCTCGGCGAGCAGGGCCAGCACGTCGCGCTCGCGGGGGGTGAGGGTTACGTCGCCGGTGGGAAGGGCGTTCTCCGTGTCCTCCCCGGCCTGACTTACCGGAACCGGGATGAGCGCGGGAGGTAGCACCGCCAGGCCCGCCGCCGCACCCAGCACCCCGGCGAGGAGTTCGGCGGGCGTGGCGTCGAGCGGGAGGGACGCCCAGCCGCCCGGCGCGAGTTCGGCCAGCACCCCGGCCCAGGTGGGCGAGCCGACCGCGACCACCCCCATCCCCTCCGGCCACATGTCCGCCAGGGCGTCCGGGTCGTCCAGCCAGCCATCGTCGAGGACAA from Deinococcus apachensis DSM 19763 encodes the following:
- a CDS encoding helix-turn-helix transcriptional regulator, translating into MTASSLPSVQVSARSPLLGAGLGALLLASGLPVVAEGGEVLVLDDGWLDDPDALADMWPEGMGVVAVGSPTWAGVLAELAPGGWASLPLDATPAELLAGVLGAAAGLAVLPPALIPVPVSQAGEDTENALPTGDVTLTPRERDVLALLAEGLSNKRAARELGVTESTIKFHVQAVYSKLGVQSRAGAVARGIQLGLVSV